From one Streptococcus pneumoniae genomic stretch:
- the rlmN gene encoding 23S rRNA (adenine(2503)-C(2))-methyltransferase RlmN, with the protein MKPSIYSLTRQGMQEWAEAHGEKKFRVSQIWEWLYRKRVQSFAEMTNLPKDLIATLEEQFVVNPLKQRIVQESADGTVKYLFELPDGMLIETVLMRQHYGLSVCVTTQVGCNIGCTFCASGLIKKQRDLNNGEIVAQIMLVQKYFDERGLDERVSHIVVMGIGEPFDNYDNVLNFVRTVNDDKGLAIGARHITVSTSGLAHKIRDFAGEGVQVNLAVSLHAPNNELRSSIMKINRAFPIEKLFAAIEYYIETTNRRVTFEYIMLNEVNDDVEQALELAELLKNIKKLSYVNLIPYNPVTEHDQYSRSPKERVMAFYDTLKKHGVNCVVRQEHGTDIDAACGQLRSNTMKKDREKALATQI; encoded by the coding sequence ATGAAACCATCAATTTATAGTTTGACTCGTCAGGGCATGCAGGAATGGGCAGAAGCGCATGGAGAAAAGAAATTCCGTGTTAGCCAGATTTGGGAATGGCTCTACCGCAAGCGTGTCCAAAGTTTTGCGGAAATGACCAATTTACCGAAAGATTTAATTGCTACATTAGAAGAGCAATTTGTCGTAAATCCACTCAAGCAGCGTATCGTGCAAGAGTCAGCAGACGGGACGGTCAAATACCTTTTTGAATTGCCAGATGGTATGCTGATTGAAACGGTTCTTATGCGTCAGCACTACGGTTTGTCTGTCTGTGTTACAACGCAAGTGGGATGCAATATCGGCTGTACTTTCTGTGCCAGTGGTTTGATTAAAAAGCAACGGGATTTGAACAATGGAGAAATTGTTGCCCAGATTATGCTAGTACAAAAGTATTTTGATGAGCGCGGGTTAGATGAGCGTGTCAGCCACATTGTGGTGATGGGGATTGGTGAGCCATTTGATAATTATGACAATGTCTTAAATTTTGTACGGACAGTGAACGATGACAAGGGATTAGCCATCGGAGCACGGCACATTACCGTATCTACCTCTGGTTTAGCCCATAAAATTCGCGATTTTGCAGGTGAAGGAGTGCAGGTCAATTTGGCTGTGTCTCTTCATGCTCCCAATAATGAACTGCGATCAAGCATCATGAAAATCAACCGTGCCTTTCCGATTGAGAAATTATTTGCAGCCATTGAATACTATATTGAAACGACCAATCGCAGGGTAACTTTTGAGTACATTATGCTAAATGAGGTCAATGATGATGTCGAGCAGGCCTTGGAATTGGCTGAGCTGCTGAAAAACATCAAGAAATTATCCTATGTCAATCTCATTCCCTACAATCCTGTGACCGAGCATGACCAATATAGTCGCAGTCCTAAAGAGCGTGTGATGGCCTTTTATGATACTTTGAAAAAACATGGGGTAAATTGTGTGGTTCGTCAGGAACATGGAACAGATATTGATGCTGCTTGTGGTCAGTTGCGCTCGAATACTATGAAGAAAGATCGTGAAAAAGCTCTTGCAACACAGATCTAG
- a CDS encoding YutD family protein, with protein MRKEIAPELYNYNKFPGPEFRQIGTKIVADQLEFEMVENQKDGFDVTAFNQRFSEILTKYDYLVGDWGNEQLRLRGFYKDERSVENSAKISRLEDYLLEYCNYGCAYFVLENVEPKKASFDKKTRKKREPEQKQGFKRKKRQAKKTEMPEPKKKARERRSESREQTRNRHFVIRSK; from the coding sequence ATGCGTAAAGAGATTGCACCAGAATTATACAATTACAATAAATTTCCAGGACCAGAATTCCGGCAGATTGGCACCAAGATTGTAGCAGATCAGTTGGAGTTTGAAATGGTTGAAAATCAGAAAGACGGCTTTGATGTGACGGCTTTTAACCAACGTTTTTCAGAGATTTTGACCAAATATGATTATTTGGTTGGAGATTGGGGAAATGAGCAGCTGCGCTTAAGGGGATTTTATAAGGATGAGCGCTCTGTTGAGAATTCAGCGAAAATCAGTCGTTTAGAAGATTATCTGCTAGAGTATTGCAACTATGGCTGTGCCTATTTTGTATTGGAAAATGTAGAGCCAAAGAAAGCGTCATTTGATAAAAAGACACGCAAGAAGCGTGAACCAGAGCAAAAACAAGGCTTTAAACGGAAAAAACGCCAAGCAAAGAAAACAGAGATGCCAGAGCCGAAGAAAAAAGCGCGCGAGCGTCGTTCTGAGAGCAGAGAACAAACCCGCAATCGTCATTTTGTCATTCGTTCAAAATAA
- a CDS encoding SepM family pheromone-processing serine protease: protein MNRKKTSRKWLIVALIGFLCFVLAFIVPLPYYIEVPGGAEDIREVLKVDDKEDTAAGSYNFVTVGIQHATFAHLVYAWLTPFTDIHTAEEVTGGSSDREFLRINQFYMETSQNMAKYQGLKLAGKEIEMKYLGVYVLQVAKDSTFKGILNIADTVTGVNDKTFQSSKELIDYVGSQKIGDKVKVTYEEDGQVKSAEGKIIKLENGKNGIGISLIDRTEATSSVPIVFSTAGIGGPSAGLMFSLAIYTQLADPELRAGRNIAGTGTIDKDGHVGDIGGIDKKVVAAAQKGASIFFAPDNPVTDEEKKANPNAKTNYEVAKEAAKEIGTDMKIVPVKTLQEAIDYLKKSDQ, encoded by the coding sequence ATGAACAGGAAAAAAACGAGCCGTAAATGGCTCATTGTAGCTCTAATAGGATTTTTATGCTTTGTTTTAGCGTTTATCGTGCCTTTGCCTTACTATATTGAGGTACCAGGGGGAGCAGAGGATATTCGAGAAGTCCTCAAAGTGGATGATAAAGAAGATACAGCGGCAGGCTCTTATAACTTTGTGACGGTGGGCATTCAGCATGCGACCTTCGCACATTTGGTTTATGCTTGGTTGACACCGTTTACGGATATTCATACAGCAGAGGAAGTGACAGGAGGCTCTTCAGACCGAGAATTTCTGCGAATCAATCAATTTTACATGGAAACTTCCCAAAATATGGCTAAATACCAAGGTCTTAAACTGGCAGGCAAGGAAATCGAGATGAAGTATTTAGGAGTCTATGTCTTGCAAGTCGCCAAAGATTCGACCTTTAAAGGCATTTTAAATATCGCAGATACCGTGACAGGTGTCAATGATAAGACCTTTCAAAGCTCAAAAGAATTGATTGACTATGTTGGTTCTCAAAAAATCGGTGATAAGGTCAAGGTAACCTATGAAGAAGATGGACAAGTCAAGTCAGCAGAAGGTAAGATTATCAAGCTAGAAAATGGTAAAAACGGAATCGGTATTAGCCTGATTGACCGAACAGAGGCGACAAGCAGTGTTCCGATTGTATTTTCAACCGCAGGTATTGGCGGCCCTAGTGCAGGATTGATGTTTAGCTTAGCGATTTATACGCAATTAGCGGACCCAGAATTACGTGCTGGGCGAAATATTGCAGGAACAGGGACGATTGATAAGGATGGTCATGTCGGAGACATCGGTGGGATTGATAAGAAGGTCGTTGCTGCTGCCCAAAAAGGAGCAAGTATTTTCTTTGCGCCGGACAATCCTGTAACAGATGAAGAGAAAAAGGCGAATCCAAATGCAAAAACCAACTATGAGGTGGCAAAAGAAGCTGCCAAAGAGATTGGGACTGACATGAAGATTGTTCCTGTGAAAACTTTGCAGGAAGCCATTGATTACCTCAAAAAGAGTGATCAATAA
- the coaD gene encoding pantetheine-phosphate adenylyltransferase, with product MHDKIGLFTGSFDPITNGHVELIERASRLFDILYVGIFYNPAKTGLFKIESREKMVKKALSHLENVSVVVSQDEVAVAVAERLKVTSFVRGLRNGQDLEYEQELAFFNRELARDVDTIFLVPSPQVRYLSSSRVRELIAFGQDISAYVPKSVVKELVNEQEKNEP from the coding sequence ATGCACGATAAGATTGGATTATTTACAGGATCATTTGATCCGATTACAAATGGGCATGTGGAGCTCATTGAGCGTGCCAGTCGCTTGTTTGATATTTTGTATGTCGGCATTTTTTACAATCCAGCAAAGACAGGTTTGTTCAAGATAGAGAGTCGAGAAAAGATGGTCAAGAAAGCTCTGTCTCATCTGGAGAATGTCTCTGTGGTAGTGTCTCAGGATGAAGTGGCTGTTGCTGTGGCTGAAAGGTTAAAGGTCACCAGTTTTGTCAGAGGTTTGCGAAATGGGCAGGATTTGGAATACGAGCAAGAATTAGCCTTTTTTAATCGAGAATTGGCAAGGGATGTAGACACGATTTTTCTAGTGCCCTCGCCCCAAGTCCGCTATCTATCGTCTTCTCGTGTGCGTGAATTAATCGCTTTTGGTCAAGATATATCGGCTTATGTGCCCAAAAGCGTTGTAAAGGAGTTAGTAAATGAACAGGAAAAAAACGAGCCGTAA
- the rsmD gene encoding 16S rRNA (guanine(966)-N(2))-methyltransferase RsmD has product MRVVAGMYGGRPLKTLDGKTTRPTTDKVKGAIFNMIGPYFEGGRVLDLYAGSGGLAIEAISRGMLEAVLVEKERRAQAIIQQNITMTKEAEKFQLLKMEAGKALLQIAGPFDLVFLDPPYAKETILSDVEALATRHLLSEDALLVCETDKAVELPEEISGFHIWKQKVYGISKVTVYAR; this is encoded by the coding sequence ATGAGAGTTGTTGCAGGTATGTATGGGGGACGCCCCTTAAAAACGTTAGATGGAAAGACGACGCGACCGACGACTGATAAGGTCAAGGGGGCTATTTTTAACATGATTGGTCCTTATTTTGAGGGGGGACGTGTCTTGGATTTGTATGCAGGAAGTGGGGGATTAGCGATTGAGGCTATTTCTCGCGGAATGCTAGAGGCTGTATTGGTAGAGAAAGAGCGCAGAGCTCAAGCCATTATTCAGCAAAATATCACGATGACTAAGGAAGCAGAGAAATTTCAGCTTTTAAAAATGGAAGCAGGAAAGGCACTTCTCCAGATAGCTGGTCCGTTTGATTTGGTTTTCTTAGATCCACCCTATGCTAAAGAGACGATATTGTCAGATGTAGAAGCATTAGCTACGCGTCATCTTCTGTCAGAAGATGCTTTACTGGTGTGTGAAACGGATAAGGCTGTGGAGTTACCAGAAGAAATTTCTGGTTTTCACATTTGGAAGCAAAAAGTCTATGGGATTTCAAAGGTGACGGTCTATGCACGATAA
- the asnA gene encoding aspartate--ammonia ligase, protein MKKSFIHQQQEISFVKNTFTQYLIDKLEIVEVQGPILSRVGDGMQDNLSGVENAVSVHVKEIPDAEYEVVHSLAKWKRHTLARFGFNEGEGLFVHMKALRPDEDSLDEIHSIYVDQWDWEKVIPDGQRNVAYLKETVEKIYKAIRLTELAVEARFDIEAVLPKKITFVHTEELVEKYPDLTPKERETAVAKEYGAVFLIGIGGELADGKPHDGRAPDYDDWTTLSENGYKGLNGDILVWNEQLGAAFELSSMGIRVDEEALKRQVAITGDEDRLDYEWHRALLNGLFPLTIGGGIGQSRLVMFLLRKKHIGEVQSSVWPKQVRDQFKNIL, encoded by the coding sequence ATGAAAAAAAGTTTCATTCATCAGCAGCAAGAAATTTCCTTTGTCAAAAATACCTTTACCCAGTATTTGATTGATAAGTTGGAGATTGTAGAAGTGCAAGGACCGATTTTGAGTCGGGTTGGCGATGGGATGCAGGATAATCTCTCTGGTGTGGAAAATGCAGTATCGGTGCATGTCAAGGAGATTCCGGACGCTGAGTATGAGGTGGTGCACTCGCTAGCCAAATGGAAACGCCATACCTTGGCACGCTTTGGATTCAACGAAGGAGAGGGACTTTTTGTCCACATGAAAGCCCTTCGTCCAGATGAGGATTCACTTGATGAGATTCACTCTATTTATGTGGATCAATGGGATTGGGAAAAGGTGATTCCAGATGGACAGCGTAATGTAGCCTATCTCAAAGAAACCGTTGAAAAAATTTACAAGGCGATTCGCTTGACGGAGCTAGCTGTGGAAGCTCGATTTGATATTGAGGCGGTCTTGCCTAAAAAAATTACGTTTGTTCATACAGAGGAATTAGTGGAAAAATATCCTGATCTGACTCCGAAAGAACGTGAGACGGCAGTGGCAAAAGAATATGGAGCTGTTTTTCTTATCGGAATTGGAGGCGAATTGGCTGATGGCAAACCACATGATGGCAGAGCGCCAGACTATGATGACTGGACTACCCTTTCTGAAAATGGATACAAGGGCTTAAATGGGGATATTTTAGTCTGGAATGAGCAATTAGGCGCTGCTTTTGAGCTGTCTTCCATGGGAATTCGTGTAGATGAAGAGGCACTGAAACGTCAGGTGGCAATCACGGGAGATGAGGATCGATTGGACTATGAATGGCACCGCGCTTTGTTAAATGGTCTTTTCCCACTGACGATTGGGGGCGGTATTGGGCAGTCTCGCTTAGTTATGTTCTTACTCCGTAAGAAGCATATTGGTGAAGTACAATCGAGTGTCTGGCCTAAGCAGGTTCGTGATCAGTTTAAAAATATTTTATAG
- the greA gene encoding transcription elongation factor GreA: MAEKTYSMTLAEKEKLEKELEELKLVRRPEVVERIKIARSYGDLSENSEYEAAKDEQAFVEGQISSLETKIRYAEIVDSDSVAQDEVAIGKTVTLQEIGESEEEIYHIVGAAGADAFANKVSNESPIGHALIGKKTGDTATIVTPVGSYDVKILKVEKTV; encoded by the coding sequence ATGGCAGAAAAAACCTATTCAATGACCCTTGCGGAAAAAGAAAAACTAGAAAAAGAATTAGAAGAGCTGAAACTCGTTCGCCGTCCTGAAGTCGTCGAGCGGATTAAGATTGCGCGTTCTTACGGAGACTTGTCTGAAAATAGTGAGTACGAAGCAGCCAAAGATGAGCAAGCTTTTGTGGAAGGACAAATTTCAAGTTTGGAGACTAAGATTCGTTATGCAGAGATTGTGGATAGCGATTCTGTGGCTCAAGATGAAGTTGCGATTGGAAAAACAGTTACCCTTCAAGAAATTGGAGAAAGCGAAGAAGAAATCTATCATATCGTTGGTGCAGCAGGTGCGGATGCATTTGCCAATAAAGTGTCCAACGAAAGCCCAATCGGTCATGCCTTGATTGGTAAAAAGACAGGAGATACCGCAACGATTGTCACCCCTGTTGGTAGCTATGATGTGAAAATCTTGAAAGTTGAAAAAACAGTTTAA
- the mltG gene encoding endolytic transglycosylase MltG: MSDNSQDTQKLSFKEQILRDLARAKGNELPEKPEEVGNLEEKLGIANFLQEPHPIETAENEEMEPVSEPEAEEEWDTPIVTETIEFVSPAKEEAEPSLEPVVEPEPTLDLEVYDKDYNTLKTPVSVSYKGDGREITSNGIEVKEPIPTGALKELEPAEKAVSRMERAAKETKKKRQNNVAKKIVGTVFALLTIAIIATGAFFAYYVHNALQPVDAASKEFVTVEVPAGSSTKEIGGILEKAGLIKNAQVFNFYTKFKNYASFKSGFYNLKKSMDTDSIAKALQEGGTEEAVTPALAKLTIPEGYTIDQMAQVITDLKDASGKISSADFLAKVQDEAFIAQEVAKYPTLLATLPTKESGVKYRLEGYLFPATYEIKEETTAESLIDEMLAAMDQTMSAYYDTLAAKNLTVNDVLTLASLVEKEGSTDKDRKDIAGVFYNRLNQGMPLQSNIAILYAQGKLGQKTTLAEDAGIDTNIDSPFNIYNRTGLMPGPVDSPSKAAIDATVNQNKSDYLYFVADVSTGTVYFANTYEEHEKNVQEHVNSKLQ, from the coding sequence TTGTCTGATAATTCACAAGATACACAAAAGCTAAGTTTCAAAGAGCAGATTTTGCGAGATTTGGCAAGAGCTAAGGGGAATGAACTGCCCGAAAAACCAGAAGAAGTTGGAAATCTTGAAGAGAAATTAGGAATTGCGAATTTCTTACAAGAGCCTCATCCAATAGAAACAGCAGAAAATGAAGAGATGGAGCCAGTTTCTGAGCCAGAGGCAGAAGAAGAGTGGGACACACCGATCGTAACCGAAACGATTGAGTTTGTATCTCCAGCAAAAGAGGAAGCAGAACCTTCTCTTGAGCCAGTTGTTGAGCCAGAACCGACTCTAGATCTAGAAGTGTATGACAAGGACTACAATACCTTGAAAACACCAGTATCTGTTTCCTATAAAGGTGATGGACGAGAAATCACTTCAAATGGAATCGAAGTTAAAGAACCGATTCCAACAGGTGCACTAAAAGAGCTAGAACCAGCTGAAAAAGCTGTTTCTAGAATGGAACGTGCAGCCAAAGAAACCAAGAAAAAACGTCAAAACAATGTCGCGAAAAAGATTGTTGGAACTGTTTTTGCTCTCTTAACTATTGCGATTATCGCAACAGGTGCTTTCTTTGCCTATTATGTTCACAATGCTTTGCAGCCAGTTGATGCAGCTAGTAAAGAATTTGTGACGGTAGAAGTACCAGCGGGATCAAGCACCAAAGAAATTGGAGGCATTCTTGAAAAAGCTGGTTTGATTAAAAATGCTCAAGTCTTTAATTTCTATACGAAGTTTAAAAACTACGCTTCGTTCAAATCTGGATTCTACAATCTGAAGAAGAGCATGGATACCGATAGTATCGCAAAAGCCCTTCAAGAAGGTGGTACAGAAGAAGCGGTAACTCCAGCTCTTGCTAAATTAACTATTCCAGAAGGTTATACGATTGACCAAATGGCGCAAGTCATTACTGATTTGAAAGATGCAAGTGGTAAGATTAGCTCTGCGGACTTTTTAGCAAAAGTTCAAGATGAAGCCTTTATCGCGCAAGAAGTTGCAAAATATCCAACTCTTCTAGCAACACTTCCAACTAAGGAAAGTGGAGTGAAATATCGCTTAGAAGGCTATCTATTCCCAGCGACTTATGAAATCAAAGAAGAGACGACAGCTGAAAGCTTGATTGATGAAATGCTGGCTGCTATGGATCAGACCATGTCAGCCTACTACGACACATTAGCTGCTAAAAACTTGACAGTTAATGATGTGTTGACCTTAGCGTCACTCGTAGAAAAAGAAGGTTCGACAGATAAAGACAGAAAAGATATTGCAGGTGTCTTCTACAATCGTCTCAACCAAGGTATGCCATTACAAAGTAATATTGCGATTTTGTATGCCCAAGGTAAACTTGGTCAAAAGACAACCTTGGCAGAAGATGCTGGAATTGATACCAATATCGACTCTCCATTTAACATCTACAACAGAACAGGTCTAATGCCTGGACCAGTGGATAGTCCAAGTAAGGCAGCGATTGATGCGACAGTAAATCAAAATAAATCAGACTATCTCTACTTTGTAGCAGATGTATCTACTGGAACTGTTTACTTTGCCAATACCTATGAAGAGCATGAGAAAAATGTTCAAGAGCATGTAAACAGTAAATTGCAATAA
- a CDS encoding N-acetyltransferase, translating into MRIRQARVEDLAAIVKIELENFSADEAMSQEVLEAHIKHCKTSFLVAEQEGELLGYLEGPVQAERHLKDLSFTTEVIDESEHVGGYISITSLSISPQAQGLGVGKALLNAMKEVAQKDGRLGINLTCHDYLIAYYERHGFVNEGVSYSQYAGEIWYDLVWEPEK; encoded by the coding sequence GTGAGGATTAGGCAAGCAAGAGTAGAAGATTTGGCAGCTATTGTCAAAATCGAGCTAGAAAATTTCAGTGCAGATGAAGCGATGAGCCAAGAAGTGCTAGAGGCGCATATCAAGCATTGCAAGACCAGTTTTTTGGTGGCAGAGCAAGAAGGAGAGCTTCTAGGCTATCTTGAAGGACCTGTGCAGGCAGAGCGTCACCTCAAAGATTTGTCCTTTACGACAGAAGTAATTGACGAGAGTGAGCATGTTGGGGGCTACATTTCAATTACGAGTCTTTCTATTTCTCCTCAAGCACAGGGCTTGGGAGTGGGGAAAGCCTTGCTTAATGCTATGAAAGAAGTCGCTCAAAAAGACGGGCGCTTAGGAATCAATCTCACTTGCCACGACTATTTAATTGCTTACTATGAACGGCACGGCTTTGTCAATGAAGGGGTCTCTTATTCTCAGTATGCTGGAGAAATTTGGTATGATTTGGTCTGGGAGCCTGAAAAATAA
- a CDS encoding GNAT family N-acetyltransferase yields the protein MFNKNFSIQKVTDWEEIKRLDSLIFADRLLEAETFEETIAFLFTLDGESCAFLLGQNSDDFFEIKRLGVMPRYERQGIGTLLLAAVKEEAVANQWKGLILTPHGEEHFFSMNGFQLEVYEESFEIRMLWTNPYRRLE from the coding sequence ATGTTCAATAAGAATTTCTCAATTCAAAAAGTCACAGACTGGGAAGAAATCAAGCGATTAGATAGCTTGATTTTCGCAGATAGGCTACTAGAAGCAGAAACTTTTGAGGAAACAATCGCCTTTCTCTTTACTCTTGATGGAGAGTCGTGTGCCTTCTTATTAGGGCAGAACTCAGATGATTTCTTTGAGATAAAGCGCCTTGGAGTGATGCCTCGATATGAGCGCCAAGGGATTGGGACTTTACTCCTTGCAGCTGTAAAAGAAGAAGCAGTAGCAAATCAGTGGAAAGGATTGATTCTTACCCCTCACGGAGAGGAACATTTCTTTTCTATGAATGGTTTTCAGCTAGAGGTTTATGAGGAGTCTTTCGAGATCCGTATGTTATGGACAAATCCGTATAGGAGGCTAGAGTGA
- the murC gene encoding UDP-N-acetylmuramate--L-alanine ligase — MTKVYHFIGIKGSGMSALALMLHQMGHKVQGSDVEKYYFTQRGLEQAGIPILPFDEKNITDNMEIIAGNAFRPDNNVEIAYADKVGIPYRRYHEFLGSFMRDFVSFGVAGAHGKTSTTGILSHVLSNITDTSYLIGDGTGRGSSQAKYFVFESDEYERHFMPYHPEYSIITNIDFDHPDYFTSLEDVFHAFDDYAKQVSKGLFLYGEDEELRKITANAPIYYYGFEEGNDLVAHDLLRATTGSSFRVSFRGEDLGEFKIPTFGRHNIMNATAVIGLLYVAGFDLDLVREHLITFEGVKRRFTEKIVNGTTIIDDFAHHPTEIIATLDAARQKYPSKEIIAIFQPHTFTRTIALLDEFAEALNQADAVYLAQIYGSAREVDNGDVKVEDLADKIIKKAEVITVDNVSPLLEHEDAVYVFMGAGDIQTYEYSFEQLLASLTSNVQ; from the coding sequence ATGACAAAAGTTTACCATTTTATAGGGATTAAGGGCTCAGGAATGAGTGCGCTTGCCCTTATGTTGCACCAAATGGGACACAAGGTTCAAGGGAGCGACGTTGAAAAATATTATTTTACCCAAAGAGGTCTTGAGCAGGCAGGCATTCCGATCCTTCCTTTTGATGAGAAAAATATCACAGATAATATGGAAATCATCGCAGGAAATGCTTTTCGCCCAGATAACAATGTAGAGATCGCCTATGCTGATAAGGTAGGTATTCCGTATCGTCGTTACCATGAATTTTTAGGAAGTTTCATGCGTGACTTTGTTAGCTTTGGAGTTGCTGGAGCGCATGGTAAGACCTCGACAACAGGAATTTTATCTCATGTCTTGTCTAATATCACAGATACTAGCTATTTAATTGGAGATGGAACAGGACGTGGCTCTAGTCAAGCCAAATACTTCGTCTTTGAATCAGACGAGTATGAGCGCCACTTCATGCCTTATCATCCTGAGTATTCGATTATTACCAATATCGACTTTGATCATCCAGACTACTTCACCAGCTTAGAAGACGTTTTTCATGCCTTTGATGACTATGCAAAGCAAGTGAGCAAAGGACTCTTTCTTTACGGTGAAGATGAGGAGTTGCGTAAGATTACAGCAAATGCTCCAATTTACTATTATGGCTTTGAAGAAGGAAATGATTTAGTTGCCCATGATTTGTTGCGCGCAACGACAGGTTCAAGCTTTAGAGTTTCTTTCCGTGGCGAAGACTTAGGCGAATTTAAGATTCCAACCTTTGGTCGTCACAATATCATGAATGCCACAGCAGTCATTGGCTTGCTATATGTGGCAGGCTTTGATTTGGACTTGGTGCGTGAACATCTCATTACCTTTGAAGGTGTGAAACGTCGTTTTACTGAAAAAATTGTCAATGGAACAACGATTATTGACGATTTTGCCCACCATCCAACAGAAATCATTGCGACCTTGGATGCGGCTCGTCAGAAATATCCAAGTAAGGAAATTATCGCGATTTTCCAACCGCATACCTTTACACGGACGATTGCGCTTTTAGATGAGTTTGCGGAAGCACTCAATCAAGCGGATGCTGTCTATTTGGCTCAAATTTATGGGTCTGCCCGTGAAGTGGATAATGGGGATGTGAAAGTTGAAGACTTGGCAGATAAGATTATCAAAAAAGCTGAAGTTATCACGGTGGATAATGTCTCTCCGCTTCTTGAGCATGAAGATGCTGTCTATGTCTTTATGGGAGCAGGGGATATTCAGACCTATGAATATTCGTTTGAACAACTCTTGGCAAGTTTGACCAGCAATGTTCAATAA
- a CDS encoding cystathionine gamma-synthase, protein MREKTFPIVADDDIVLTEMPSMNLYNEEDLISNIMGDYTDRNYLEWEPIADGSKAASSFALNQETSQKRQKTYGELAREQAREDLKKKRSAAYLTSPMPSKSHGFNKRDTAKKHHQVKPTAPFQKEKPGEFAKYGTKLKQKSYILADLPQEKSQSTKEASSKSKNSYDFLKKSQIYNPEIKQTKRGQGHAQELNLTRFEKK, encoded by the coding sequence ATGAGAGAAAAAACTTTTCCAATCGTGGCAGATGATGACATCGTGCTGACAGAAATGCCCTCGATGAATCTGTATAATGAAGAGGATTTGATCAGCAACATCATGGGCGACTATACTGATCGAAATTACCTAGAATGGGAACCTATTGCAGATGGTAGTAAGGCTGCATCTTCGTTTGCATTGAATCAAGAAACATCCCAAAAACGCCAAAAAACCTACGGTGAATTAGCTCGTGAACAAGCGCGTGAAGATTTAAAAAAGAAACGTTCAGCGGCTTATTTGACGAGCCCTATGCCCAGTAAATCCCACGGCTTTAACAAGCGAGATACTGCAAAAAAGCATCATCAAGTAAAACCAACCGCTCCTTTTCAGAAGGAAAAACCAGGTGAATTTGCCAAGTATGGCACAAAATTAAAGCAAAAGAGCTATATCTTAGCAGATCTTCCACAGGAGAAGTCACAATCCACTAAGGAAGCCTCTTCAAAGAGTAAAAATAGCTATGATTTTTTGAAAAAAAGTCAGATTTATAACCCAGAAATCAAACAGACAAAACGTGGACAAGGACATGCCCAAGAGTTAAATCTAACTCGTTTTGAGAAAAAATAA